One stretch of Streptomyces peucetius DNA includes these proteins:
- a CDS encoding adenosine deaminase yields MTSQTLNSPTADQIRRAPKVLLHDHLDGGLRPGTIIELARDAGYEALPETEPDKLGIWFREAADSGSLERYLETFAHTCAVMQSRDALFRVAAECAQDLAEDGVVYAEVRYAPEQHLEGGLTLEQVVEAVNDGFREGERRAKEEGHRIRVGALLTAMRHAARALEIAELANGYRDNGVVGFDIAGAEAGFPPTRHLDAFEYLKRENNHFTIHAGEAFGLPSIWQALQWCGADRLGHGVRIIDDIEVADDGSVTLGRLAAYVRDKRIPLEMCPTSNLQTGAADSIAEHPIGLLRKLHFRATVNTDNRLMSGTSMSREFELLTEAFGYTLDDMQWFTVNAMKSAFIPFDERLAMINDVIKPGYAELKSEWLFRQTATTGN; encoded by the coding sequence ATGACGAGCCAGACCCTCAATTCGCCCACCGCGGACCAGATCCGCCGCGCCCCGAAGGTGCTGCTCCACGACCACCTGGACGGTGGTCTGCGGCCCGGCACGATCATCGAACTCGCCCGTGACGCCGGCTACGAGGCACTGCCGGAGACCGAGCCCGACAAGCTCGGCATCTGGTTCCGGGAGGCCGCCGACTCCGGCTCGCTGGAGCGGTACCTGGAGACCTTCGCGCACACCTGCGCCGTCATGCAGAGCCGTGACGCGCTGTTCCGGGTGGCCGCCGAGTGCGCGCAGGACCTGGCAGAGGACGGAGTCGTCTACGCGGAGGTCCGGTACGCCCCCGAGCAGCACCTCGAGGGCGGGCTCACCCTGGAGCAGGTCGTCGAGGCGGTCAACGACGGCTTCCGCGAGGGTGAGCGGCGGGCCAAGGAAGAAGGCCACCGCATCAGGGTCGGCGCACTGCTGACCGCGATGCGGCACGCGGCCCGCGCGCTGGAGATCGCCGAGCTCGCCAACGGCTACCGCGACAACGGCGTCGTCGGCTTCGACATCGCCGGCGCGGAGGCCGGTTTCCCGCCCACCCGGCACCTCGACGCCTTCGAGTACCTCAAGCGCGAGAACAACCACTTCACCATCCACGCGGGTGAGGCGTTCGGGCTGCCGTCGATCTGGCAGGCCCTCCAGTGGTGCGGCGCCGACCGGCTCGGCCACGGCGTACGGATCATCGACGACATCGAGGTCGCCGACGACGGCTCCGTGACGCTGGGCAGGCTCGCGGCGTACGTACGGGACAAGCGCATCCCGCTGGAGATGTGCCCGACGTCCAACCTGCAGACCGGGGCGGCGGACTCGATCGCCGAGCACCCCATCGGGCTGCTGCGGAAGCTGCACTTCAGGGCCACCGTCAACACCGACAACCGGCTGATGAGCGGCACCAGCATGAGCCGTGAATTCGAGCTGCTGACCGAAGCGTTCGGATACACGCTCGACGACATGCAGTGGTTCACCGTCAACGCGATGAAATCCGCGTTCATCCCTTTCGATGAACGACTGGCGATGATCAACGATGTGATCAAGCCCGGATACGCCGAGCTCAAGTCCGAATGGCTGTTCAGGCAGACCGCCACCACCGGGAACTGA
- a CDS encoding aldehyde dehydrogenase family protein, with product MASVFEYAPAPESRSIVDIAPSYGLFIDGEFTDAADGKVFKTVSPSSEEVLSEVARAGAEDVDRAVKAARKAFAKWSALPGAERAKYLFRIARIIQERSRELAVLETLDNGKPIKETRDADLPLVAAHFFYYAGWADKLDHAGYGANPRPLGVAGQVIPWNFPLLMLAWKIAPALATGNTVVLKPAETTPLSALFFADICRQAGLPNGVVNILPGYGDTGAALVAHPDVNKVAFTGSTAVGKAIAREVAGTRKKVTLELGGKGANIVFDDAPIDQAVEGIVNGIFFNQGQVCCAGSRLLVQESVQDELLDSLKRRLSTLRLGDPLDKNTDIGAINSEEQLSRITTLVEAGEAEGAERWSPACELPSSGYWFAPTLFTNVTQAHRIARDEIFGPVLSVLTFRTPDEAVAKANNSQYGLSAGIWTEKGSRILAVANKLRAGVVWANTFNKFDPTSPFGGYKESGFGREGGRHGLEAYLDV from the coding sequence ATGGCTTCCGTATTCGAATACGCACCCGCACCCGAGTCGCGGTCGATCGTCGACATCGCCCCGTCGTACGGGCTGTTCATCGACGGCGAGTTCACCGACGCCGCCGACGGCAAGGTCTTCAAGACCGTCTCGCCGTCGAGCGAGGAGGTCCTCTCCGAAGTCGCCCGGGCGGGCGCGGAGGACGTGGACCGCGCGGTGAAGGCCGCCCGCAAGGCGTTCGCCAAGTGGTCGGCGCTGCCCGGCGCCGAGCGGGCCAAGTACCTGTTCCGTATCGCGCGGATCATCCAGGAGCGCAGCCGTGAGCTGGCCGTCCTGGAGACGCTGGACAACGGCAAGCCGATCAAGGAGACCCGCGACGCGGACCTCCCGCTGGTCGCCGCGCACTTCTTCTACTACGCGGGCTGGGCCGACAAGCTCGACCACGCCGGGTACGGGGCGAACCCTCGTCCGCTGGGCGTCGCCGGCCAGGTCATCCCGTGGAACTTCCCGCTGCTGATGCTGGCGTGGAAGATCGCCCCGGCGCTGGCCACCGGCAACACGGTGGTCCTCAAGCCCGCCGAGACGACGCCGCTGTCCGCGCTGTTCTTCGCCGACATCTGCCGCCAGGCCGGCCTGCCGAACGGCGTGGTCAACATCCTTCCCGGCTACGGGGACACCGGTGCCGCGCTCGTCGCGCACCCGGATGTGAACAAGGTCGCCTTCACCGGCTCGACCGCGGTCGGCAAGGCCATCGCCCGCGAGGTCGCCGGCACGCGGAAGAAGGTCACCCTGGAGCTCGGCGGCAAGGGCGCCAACATCGTCTTCGACGACGCTCCGATCGACCAGGCCGTCGAGGGCATCGTCAACGGCATCTTCTTCAACCAGGGCCAGGTCTGCTGCGCGGGATCGCGTCTGCTGGTCCAGGAGTCGGTCCAGGACGAGCTGCTCGACTCGCTGAAGCGCCGGCTGTCCACGCTGCGCCTCGGCGACCCGCTCGACAAGAACACCGACATCGGCGCGATCAACTCCGAGGAGCAGCTCTCCCGGATCACCACGCTCGTCGAGGCGGGCGAGGCGGAGGGCGCGGAGCGCTGGTCCCCGGCGTGCGAGCTGCCGTCCTCGGGCTACTGGTTCGCGCCGACGCTGTTCACGAACGTCACCCAGGCGCACCGGATCGCCCGCGACGAGATCTTCGGCCCGGTGCTGTCCGTGCTGACGTTCCGCACCCCGGACGAGGCGGTCGCCAAGGCCAACAACAGCCAGTACGGCCTGTCCGCCGGCATCTGGACGGAGAAGGGCTCCCGGATCCTCGCGGTGGCGAACAAGCTCCGCGCGGGTGTGGTGTGGGCCAACACGTTCAACAAGTTCGACCCGACCTCGCCGTTCGGCGGCTACAAGGAGTCGGGCTTCGGTCGCGAGGGCGGCCGCCACGGTCTGGAGGCCTACCTCGATGTCTGA
- a CDS encoding VanZ family protein translates to MQRQGSGGSAAIRFRAAGVVLLLAHLLLVSWLTLRPLDVMWVTAANLEPFAGIETALELGPVEAVRHIGGGLLLLAPLGVLLPMVSGRLAVSPWASLARTVAAGALMSLGIELLQTGVPGQVVDVDSLMLNTAGVALAHLAVVPAGRARLRRRLLRTRGGGTALRGREHEVRRGAVLREGGAQGATPTIPRVGIAP, encoded by the coding sequence GTGCAGCGTCAAGGTTCGGGCGGCAGTGCCGCCATCCGCTTCCGCGCGGCGGGGGTCGTCCTCCTCCTCGCCCATCTGCTGCTCGTCTCCTGGCTGACGCTGCGACCACTCGACGTGATGTGGGTGACGGCGGCAAATCTGGAACCTTTCGCCGGAATCGAGACCGCCCTGGAGCTGGGGCCCGTCGAGGCCGTCCGGCACATCGGCGGCGGCCTGCTGCTGCTGGCGCCTCTCGGGGTCCTGCTGCCCATGGTGAGCGGCCGGCTCGCCGTGTCCCCGTGGGCGTCACTGGCCCGTACGGTCGCCGCGGGTGCGCTGATGTCGCTCGGGATCGAGCTGTTGCAGACCGGGGTGCCCGGCCAGGTCGTCGACGTCGACTCGCTGATGCTGAACACGGCAGGCGTGGCGCTCGCCCACCTCGCCGTCGTGCCCGCGGGCCGGGCCCGGCTGCGCCGCAGGCTGCTGCGTACGCGGGGCGGTGGGACGGCGCTGCGCGGCCGTGAGCACGAGGTACGACGCGGAGCCGTGCTCCGGGAGGGCGGCGCTCAGGGTGCTACCCCGACGATTCCCAGGGTCGGGATCGCCCCGTAG
- a CDS encoding PH domain-containing protein, with translation MTSPQQPAPPTDSERVFRSNAGMAGGALLLALMGWMVVDAVVAGEGRTPWLALAGTLLAAPLVVAFTLRPAVFVGEDRIRIRNPFRSIVLPWGTVSDVRASYSSEIFTQSGTKYQLWAIPVSLRKRKIAARRQAQAAHDDPHGRTSVHADVGDSKSRVAPTDQTIADLRELAERRSHAPEAQGEPQIRWAYEVLAPAAAGAVLLAILLATA, from the coding sequence ATGACGAGCCCCCAGCAGCCAGCGCCCCCCACCGACAGCGAACGGGTCTTCCGCTCGAACGCCGGAATGGCGGGCGGTGCGCTGCTGCTCGCGCTCATGGGCTGGATGGTCGTCGACGCGGTCGTCGCCGGCGAGGGCCGGACGCCGTGGCTGGCTCTCGCCGGCACGCTCCTGGCGGCGCCGCTCGTCGTCGCCTTCACTCTCAGGCCCGCGGTGTTCGTCGGCGAGGACCGCATCCGGATCAGGAACCCGTTCCGCAGCATCGTCCTGCCGTGGGGCACGGTGAGCGACGTACGGGCCTCGTACTCGAGCGAGATCTTCACGCAGAGCGGTACGAAGTACCAGCTGTGGGCGATCCCCGTCTCGCTGCGCAAGCGCAAGATCGCCGCGCGCAGGCAGGCACAGGCCGCCCACGACGACCCGCACGGCAGGACCTCCGTGCACGCCGACGTCGGCGACTCGAAGTCCCGGGTCGCGCCGACCGACCAGACCATCGCCGACCTGCGGGAACTGGCCGAACGCCGCTCGCACGCGCCGGAGGCGCAGGGCGAGCCGCAGATCCGCTGGGCGTACGAGGTGCTGGCCCCGGCGGCAGCCGGGGCGGTCTTGCTGGCGATCCTCCTGGCCACGGCCTGA
- a CDS encoding SigE family RNA polymerase sigma factor — MNALHSTTSSAVVTRLHDVTVVRSTEKSGAAGGTSLLGRSPEHGGGRGCVRGAGRQHKPSSAEQGRKPYMTVVDATAAASGTAAGERTSCSEAEFTAYVQERRASLYATAYHLTGDRYEAEDLLQSALFSTYRAWDRISDKAAVGGYLRRTMTNLHISAWRRRKLNEYPTEELPETAGDTDAMRGTELRAVLWQALARLPELQRTMLVLRYYEGRTDPEIADILDISVGTVKSSIWRSLRRLREDDVLSFGRDEEESFGELVA; from the coding sequence ATGAACGCACTGCACAGCACCACCTCAAGCGCAGTTGTGACACGTCTCCACGACGTCACCGTCGTGCGGAGCACCGAGAAGTCCGGCGCCGCTGGGGGTACCTCCCTGCTCGGGCGCAGCCCTGAGCATGGGGGAGGGCGGGGGTGCGTTCGCGGCGCCGGGCGTCAGCACAAGCCGTCGTCCGCGGAGCAGGGGCGCAAGCCCTACATGACGGTGGTTGACGCAACCGCGGCGGCAAGCGGGACGGCGGCCGGGGAGCGGACGTCCTGCTCGGAGGCCGAGTTCACGGCCTACGTCCAGGAACGCCGCGCCTCCCTGTACGCGACCGCCTACCACCTGACCGGCGACCGCTACGAGGCCGAGGACCTGCTGCAGAGCGCGCTCTTCTCCACGTACCGGGCCTGGGACCGGATCAGTGACAAGGCGGCGGTCGGGGGCTATCTGCGCCGCACGATGACGAACCTGCACATCAGCGCCTGGCGCCGGCGCAAGCTCAACGAGTACCCCACGGAGGAGCTGCCGGAGACGGCCGGCGACACCGACGCGATGCGCGGCACCGAGCTGCGCGCGGTCCTGTGGCAGGCGCTCGCCAGGCTCCCCGAGCTCCAGCGGACGATGTTGGTCCTGCGCTACTACGAGGGCCGCACCGACCCGGAGATCGCGGACATCCTGGACATCAGTGTCGGCACGGTCAAGTCGAGCATCTGGCGGTCGCTCCGCCGGCTGCGCGAGGACGACGTCCTCAGCTTCGGCCGTGACGAGGAAGAGTCCTTCGGCGAGCTGGTGGCCTGA
- a CDS encoding uridine kinase has protein sequence MSSQPIPTRVVLLAGPSGSGKSSLAARTGLPVLRLDDFYKEGNDPTLPLVTGSTDIDWDSPSSWDADAAVAAIAELCRSGRTAVPVYDLATSSRTGTETLDIARTPLFVAEGIFAADVVRRCEELGVLADALCLRGRPSTTFRRRLARDLREGRKSVPFLLRRGWRLMRAERGIVARQAGLGAHPCGKDEALNRLTAAAAGRRVRPAPSASASAV, from the coding sequence GTGAGTTCCCAACCCATCCCGACCCGCGTCGTGCTGCTCGCGGGCCCCTCAGGTTCCGGAAAGTCCTCTCTCGCCGCCCGCACCGGCCTGCCGGTCCTGCGCCTGGACGACTTCTACAAAGAGGGCAACGACCCGACGCTTCCACTGGTGACGGGCAGCACGGACATCGACTGGGACTCACCGTCCTCCTGGGACGCGGACGCCGCGGTCGCGGCGATAGCGGAGCTGTGCCGCAGCGGCCGGACCGCCGTGCCGGTGTACGACCTCGCCACCAGTTCCCGGACGGGGACCGAGACGCTCGACATCGCCCGCACACCGCTGTTCGTCGCGGAGGGCATCTTCGCGGCCGACGTCGTGCGCCGCTGCGAGGAGCTGGGCGTCCTCGCCGACGCCCTGTGCCTGCGCGGCCGGCCGTCCACGACGTTCCGCCGCCGGCTGGCGCGGGATCTGCGCGAGGGCCGCAAGTCCGTTCCGTTCCTGCTGCGCCGCGGCTGGCGCCTGATGCGTGCGGAGCGCGGCATCGTCGCCCGCCAGGCCGGGCTGGGCGCGCACCCCTGCGGCAAGGACGAGGCGCTGAACCGCCTCACGGCCGCGGCGGCCGGCCGGCGCGTCAGGCCGGCCCCGAGCGCGAGCGCGTCAGCGGTCTGA
- the deoC gene encoding deoxyribose-phosphate aldolase, whose translation MTMPTTAPAFADVTASDSTLRRFLHGLPGVDAVGLEGRAASLGTRSIKTTAKAYAIDLAISMIDLTTLEGADTPGKVRALAAKAVNPDPTDRTTPTTAAVCVYPDMVATAKEALKGSDVKVASVATAFPAGRAALPVKIADVRDAVAAGADEIDMVIDRGAFLAGDYMKVYEEIRAVKEASGSARLKVIFETGELSTYDNIRRASWLGMIAGADFIKTSTGKVAVNATPANTLLMLQAVRDFREQTGVQVGVKPAGGIRTAKDAIKFLVLVNETTGEDWLDSHWFRFGASSLLNDLLMQRQKLATGRYSGPDYVTVD comes from the coding sequence GTGACCATGCCCACCACCGCACCCGCATTCGCCGACGTGACCGCGTCCGACAGCACTCTGCGCCGCTTCCTGCACGGGCTGCCCGGCGTCGACGCCGTCGGTCTGGAAGGTCGCGCGGCGTCCCTCGGCACGCGTTCCATCAAGACCACGGCCAAGGCGTACGCCATCGATCTGGCCATCTCCATGATCGACCTGACGACGCTCGAAGGCGCGGACACCCCGGGCAAGGTCCGGGCGCTCGCCGCCAAGGCCGTCAACCCCGACCCGACCGACCGCACCACCCCGACGACCGCCGCGGTCTGCGTCTACCCCGACATGGTGGCGACCGCCAAGGAGGCCCTGAAGGGCTCCGACGTCAAGGTCGCCTCCGTGGCCACCGCCTTCCCGGCCGGCCGCGCCGCTCTCCCCGTGAAGATCGCGGACGTCCGTGACGCGGTCGCCGCCGGGGCGGACGAGATCGACATGGTGATCGACCGCGGCGCCTTCCTGGCGGGCGACTACATGAAGGTGTACGAGGAGATCCGGGCGGTGAAGGAGGCCTCCGGCAGCGCCAGGCTCAAGGTCATCTTCGAGACCGGCGAGCTCTCCACGTACGACAACATCCGCCGTGCGTCGTGGCTCGGCATGATCGCCGGCGCGGACTTCATCAAGACGTCGACCGGAAAGGTCGCGGTGAACGCGACCCCGGCGAACACCCTGCTGATGCTGCAGGCCGTCCGGGACTTCCGGGAGCAGACTGGGGTACAGGTGGGCGTGAAGCCCGCCGGCGGTATCCGTACAGCCAAGGACGCCATCAAGTTCCTGGTCCTGGTGAACGAGACCACGGGCGAGGACTGGCTGGACAGCCACTGGTTCCGCTTCGGCGCGTCGAGCCTGCTCAACGACCTGCTGATGCAGCGGCAGAAGCTGGCGACCGGCCGCTACTCCGGCCCCGACTACGTGACGGTGGACTGA
- a CDS encoding PspC domain-containing protein, whose translation MTAIVRPRDGRMIGGVCAALARRFGTSATTMRVIFVASCLLPGPQFLLYLALWILLPAEKTAAGAW comes from the coding sequence ATGACCGCAATTGTCCGCCCCCGTGACGGCCGGATGATCGGCGGAGTGTGCGCGGCGCTGGCCCGGCGCTTCGGTACGTCCGCCACCACGATGCGTGTGATCTTCGTGGCCTCCTGCCTGCTGCCGGGCCCTCAGTTCCTGCTCTACCTGGCGCTGTGGATTCTGCTGCCGGCCGAGAAGACGGCCGCCGGCGCCTGGTGA
- a CDS encoding sensor histidine kinase, translating into MSRGTEEAGGPRRGILVGIRLTSLRLRLVVVFGLVALTAAVSASGIAYWLNREAVLTRTQDAALDDFRQDMQTRAATLPLRPTQEELQRTAERMADGDKGYSVLLIGERAEGKPIAGVSDPDTFTMKDVPQSLRDAVDDRQEIAAGNSVPYHLFWQRTERGGTPYLVGGTRIIGGGPTGYMFKSLDQERQDLNSLAWSLGIATLLALVGSALLAQAAATTVLRPVHRLGEAARQLGEGKLDTRLRVSGTDELAELSRTFNKTAAALEKKVADMSARDESSRRFVADMSHELRTPLTALTAVTEVLEDEADSLDPMIAPAVNLVVSETRRLYDLVENLMEVTRFDAGTARLVLDTVDVADQVTACIDARAWLDAVELDAERGIMARLDPRRLDVILANLIGNALKHGGSPVRVSVRPADDELVIEVRDHGPGIPEEVLPHVFDRFYKASASRPRSEGSGLGLSIAVENAHIHGGDITAANSPDGDGAVFVLRLPRDVSARSGGEGDSAEADGSDERGEEDAR; encoded by the coding sequence GTGAGCCGTGGTACCGAGGAGGCCGGCGGGCCACGACGCGGCATTCTCGTCGGCATCCGCCTGACCAGTCTGCGGCTGCGCCTGGTGGTGGTCTTCGGGCTCGTCGCGCTCACGGCGGCCGTTTCCGCGTCGGGCATCGCGTACTGGCTCAACCGCGAGGCGGTGCTGACCCGTACGCAGGACGCGGCACTCGACGACTTCCGGCAGGACATGCAGACCCGTGCCGCCACGCTGCCGCTGCGGCCCACGCAGGAAGAGCTGCAGCGGACCGCCGAGCGGATGGCGGACGGCGACAAGGGCTACAGCGTGCTGCTGATCGGCGAACGCGCGGAGGGCAAGCCGATCGCCGGCGTCTCCGACCCGGACACCTTCACCATGAAGGACGTGCCGCAGTCGCTGCGGGACGCGGTCGACGACCGGCAGGAGATCGCCGCGGGCAACTCGGTCCCCTACCACCTGTTCTGGCAGCGCACCGAGCGCGGCGGCACGCCGTACCTGGTGGGCGGCACGCGGATCATCGGCGGCGGGCCGACCGGCTACATGTTCAAGTCGCTCGACCAGGAGCGCCAGGACCTCAACTCGCTCGCCTGGTCGCTCGGCATCGCCACCCTGCTCGCGCTCGTCGGCTCCGCGCTGCTCGCGCAGGCCGCGGCGACGACCGTGCTGCGGCCGGTGCACCGGCTGGGCGAGGCCGCCAGGCAGCTCGGCGAGGGCAAGCTCGACACCCGCCTGCGGGTCTCCGGCACGGACGAACTCGCCGAACTGTCGAGGACGTTCAACAAGACGGCGGCGGCGCTGGAGAAGAAGGTCGCCGACATGAGCGCCCGGGACGAGTCCAGCCGGCGCTTCGTCGCCGACATGTCGCACGAGCTGCGCACCCCGCTGACCGCGCTGACCGCCGTCACCGAGGTGCTGGAGGACGAGGCGGACAGCCTCGACCCGATGATCGCGCCGGCCGTGAACCTGGTGGTCAGCGAGACCCGGCGGCTGTACGACCTGGTGGAGAACCTGATGGAGGTCACCCGCTTCGACGCGGGTACCGCACGGCTCGTGCTGGACACGGTGGACGTCGCCGACCAGGTCACCGCCTGCATCGACGCCCGTGCCTGGCTGGACGCGGTGGAGCTGGACGCGGAGCGCGGCATCATGGCGCGGCTCGACCCGCGCCGGCTGGACGTGATCCTGGCCAACCTGATCGGCAACGCGCTCAAGCACGGCGGCTCCCCGGTCCGGGTGTCCGTGCGGCCCGCCGACGACGAGCTGGTGATCGAGGTGCGCGACCACGGCCCCGGCATTCCGGAGGAGGTCCTGCCGCACGTGTTCGACCGGTTCTACAAGGCGAGCGCGTCACGGCCGCGTTCCGAGGGCAGCGGTCTCGGACTGTCGATCGCCGTGGAGAACGCGCACATCCACGGCGGCGACATCACCGCGGCGAACTCCCCCGACGGCGACGGCGCGGTGTTCGTGCTGCGGCTGCCGCGCGACGTCTCGGCCCGTTCCGGCGGCGAAGGGGACAGCGCGGAGGCGGACGGGAGCGACGAACGGGGAGAGGAGGACGCACGGTGA
- a CDS encoding aldehyde dehydrogenase family protein, protein MSEPMRLSVFKTYKLYVGGKFPRSESGRVYEVTDSKGKWLANVPLSSRKDARDAVVAARKAFGGWSGATAYNRGQILYRIAEMLEGRKEQFVREVAQSEGLSKSKAAAVVDAAIDRWVWYAGWTDKIAQVVGGANPVAGPFFNLSTPEPTGVVTVVAPQESSFLGLVSVVAPVIAAGNTVIVIASEKAPLPALSLGEVLATSDLPGGVVNVLSGRTAEIATPLAAHQDVNGIDLTGADEVLAKELEIAAADNLKRVLRPQAVDNDWPADPGTHRLTAFLETKTVWHPTGSLGASGSAY, encoded by the coding sequence ATGTCTGAGCCGATGCGTCTGAGCGTCTTCAAGACCTACAAGCTGTACGTCGGGGGCAAGTTCCCCCGCTCCGAGAGCGGCCGGGTGTACGAGGTGACGGACTCGAAGGGCAAGTGGCTGGCCAACGTGCCGCTCTCCTCCCGCAAGGACGCGCGTGACGCGGTCGTCGCCGCCCGCAAGGCGTTCGGCGGCTGGTCGGGTGCCACGGCGTACAACCGCGGCCAGATCCTCTACCGCATCGCCGAGATGCTGGAGGGCCGCAAGGAGCAGTTCGTCCGCGAGGTCGCGCAGTCCGAGGGCCTGTCGAAGTCGAAGGCGGCGGCCGTCGTCGACGCGGCGATCGACCGCTGGGTCTGGTACGCGGGCTGGACGGACAAGATCGCTCAGGTCGTGGGCGGGGCGAACCCGGTCGCGGGCCCGTTCTTCAATCTCTCCACCCCGGAGCCGACGGGCGTCGTGACGGTCGTCGCGCCGCAGGAGTCGTCGTTCCTCGGGCTCGTCTCGGTCGTCGCCCCCGTCATCGCGGCCGGCAACACCGTGATCGTGATCGCCTCGGAGAAGGCGCCTCTCCCGGCGCTCTCCCTGGGCGAGGTGCTGGCCACCTCCGACCTGCCCGGCGGTGTGGTGAACGTGCTCTCCGGCCGTACGGCCGAGATCGCGACGCCGCTCGCCGCGCACCAGGACGTCAACGGCATCGACCTGACCGGCGCGGACGAGGTCCTGGCGAAGGAGCTCGAGATCGCGGCGGCGGACAACCTGAAGCGCGTCCTGCGTCCCCAGGCTGTGGACAACGACTGGCCGGCCGACCCCGGCACGCACCGTCTGACGGCGTTCCTGGAGACGAAGACGGTCTGGCACCCGACGGGTTCGCTCGGCGCCTCCGGTTCGGCGTACTGA
- a CDS encoding ATP-binding protein, with product MKQSAARTLGVAALGAAFAAAAAGSASAAHTVPAPTGALGNVSHTLPLNEVTEKLPAGAAESLTGGQSALTQSASALPATAQSAVGEVAPAGASEQVAGLLGGLPVLGGGSPLGALGGGLPGLGA from the coding sequence ATGAAGCAGTCTGCTGCAAGGACCCTCGGTGTCGCCGCTCTCGGTGCCGCCTTCGCCGCTGCCGCCGCAGGTTCCGCCTCCGCGGCCCACACGGTGCCCGCCCCGACCGGCGCGCTCGGCAACGTCTCCCACACGCTGCCGCTGAACGAGGTCACCGAGAAGCTCCCGGCGGGCGCCGCCGAGTCGCTGACCGGTGGTCAGAGCGCGCTGACCCAGAGCGCGTCCGCTCTCCCCGCGACCGCACAGAGCGCCGTCGGCGAGGTCGCCCCGGCCGGAGCGAGTGAGCAGGTCGCCGGTCTGCTCGGCGGCCTCCCGGTGCTCGGCGGCGGTTCGCCGCTCGGCGCCCTGGGCGGCGGCCTGCCCGGCCTCGGGGCCTGA
- the afsQ1 gene encoding two-component system response regulator AfsQ1: MPFLLLIEDDDAIRTALELSLSRQGHRVATAATGEDGLKLLREQRPDLIVLDVMLPGIDGFEVCRRIRRTDQLPIILLTARSDDIDVVVGLESGADDYVVKPVQGRVLDARIRAVLRRGERESTDSATFGSLVIDRSAMTVTKNGEDLQLTPTELRLLLELSRRPGQALSRQQLLRLVWEHDYLGDSRLVDACVQRLRAKVEDVPSSPTLIRTVRGVGYRLDVPQ; this comes from the coding sequence GTGCCTTTCCTGTTGCTGATCGAGGACGACGACGCCATCCGCACGGCCCTCGAACTCTCCCTGTCACGCCAGGGCCACCGAGTGGCCACCGCGGCGACGGGCGAGGACGGCCTGAAACTGCTGCGTGAGCAGCGGCCGGATCTGATCGTGCTGGATGTGATGCTGCCCGGGATCGACGGTTTCGAGGTGTGCCGCCGGATCAGGCGCACCGACCAGTTGCCGATCATCCTGCTGACCGCCCGCAGCGACGACATCGACGTCGTGGTGGGTCTGGAGTCGGGTGCCGACGACTATGTCGTCAAGCCGGTCCAGGGGCGGGTGCTGGACGCCCGTATCCGTGCCGTACTGCGGCGTGGCGAGCGGGAGTCGACCGACTCGGCGACGTTCGGCTCCCTGGTGATCGACCGTTCGGCGATGACGGTCACCAAGAACGGCGAGGATCTGCAGCTCACGCCGACCGAGCTGCGTCTCCTGCTGGAGTTGAGCCGCCGGCCCGGACAGGCGCTGTCGCGCCAGCAGCTGCTGCGGCTGGTGTGGGAGCACGACTACCTCGGCGACTCGCGTCTGGTGGACGCGTGTGTGCAGCGGCTGCGGGCGAAGGTGGAGGACGTGCCGTCCTCACCGACCTTGATCCGCACGGTGCGTGGCGTGGGCTACCGGCTGGACGTCCCGCAGTGA